In the Mycolicibacter sp. MU0102 genome, one interval contains:
- a CDS encoding IS3 family transposase (programmed frameshift), which translates to MTTRKRHSPEQVVRKLMAADRLLAEGKDTAEVCRELGVSEATYHRWRNQFGGLKAEDAKKLKDLERENATLKRLLADAELEKDALREIAKGKLLGPERRRAAVRHLQRVLGVSERFACRVTGQHRATQRHEPTSATPEDPDAALRDWLRAYAKTHPRRGFRPAYHDARGEGWIVNHKKIQRLWREEGLRVPQRRKRKRHGTSTAPPAVVADAPDRVWAVDFQFDVTTDGRPIKIVSIIDEHTRECLGDMVERSITGDHLIGELDRAAAERGTYPAVLRCDNGPELACGAMADWADGQVGLHFIPPGEPWRNGYVESFNSRIRDECLNINSFWSLAQARVVIGDWKHEYNHHRRHSSLGYLPPARYAAACTHR; encoded by the exons ATGACGACGAGGAAACGGCACAGCCCCGAGCAGGTTGTGCGCAAGCTGATGGCCGCCGACAGGCTGCTGGCCGAGGGCAAGGACACCGCGGAGGTCTGCCGTGAACTCGGGGTCTCCGAGGCCACCTATCACCGGTGGCGCAACCAGTTCGGCGGGTTAAAAGCCGAGGACGCCAAGAAGCTCAAGGACCTCGAACGCGAGAACGCCACCCTCAAGCGCCTGTTGGCCGATGCCGAGTTGGAGAAGGACGCGCTGCGGGAGATCGCCA AAGGGAAACTTCTAGGCCCGGAACGCCGGCGGGCAGCCGTTCGTCACCTCCAGCGTGTGCTGGGGGTCAGCGAACGGTTCGCCTGCCGCGTCACCGGGCAACACCGCGCCACCCAACGCCACGAACCCACGTCGGCGACACCCGAGGATCCCGACGCCGCCCTGCGGGACTGGCTACGCGCCTACGCCAAGACCCATCCCCGTCGTGGTTTCCGGCCGGCCTACCACGATGCCCGCGGCGAAGGCTGGATCGTCAATCACAAGAAGATCCAACGCCTGTGGCGCGAGGAAGGCCTGCGGGTCCCGCAGCGCCGCAAGCGCAAACGCCACGGCACCTCTACCGCCCCGCCAGCGGTCGTCGCGGATGCTCCCGACCGGGTGTGGGCCGTCGACTTCCAGTTCGACGTCACCACCGACGGGCGGCCGATCAAGATCGTGTCGATCATCGACGAACACACCCGCGAATGCCTCGGCGACATGGTCGAGCGCAGCATCACCGGCGATCACCTGATCGGCGAGCTCGACCGTGCGGCCGCCGAACGCGGAACTTATCCCGCGGTGCTGCGCTGTGACAATGGACCTGAATTAGCCTGCGGCGCAATGGCTGATTGGGCCGACGGACAGGTCGGGCTGCACTTCATCCCGCCCGGCGAGCCTTGGCGCAACGGCTACGTCGAGTCGTTCAACTCCCGCATCCGCGACGAATGCCTCAACATCAACAGCTTCTGGTCGCTGGCCCAGGCCCGTGTCGTAATCGGCGACTGGAAGCACGAGTACAACCACCATCGGCGGCATTCATCGCTGGGCTACCTACCGCCTGCCCGCTATGCTGCCGCCTGTACCCACCGATGA
- a CDS encoding CHAD domain-containing protein yields the protein MSATDPSTSRFREVERKFDVDASAISPSFDGIAGVAHVERVSAQDLAAVYFDTPGHDLAARRVTLRRRTGGPDAGWHLKLPAGLDTRTEVRAPLGPEVPDELLDVVRAIVRDRPLAPVARIHTARGVVVLRDDQGEVLAEFCDDQVTASAGDDAEQHWREWELELGSGDIELLDRLSNRLLDTGAGPAGYGSKLARVLGAPAVPAHPTDRLHRALAEQIDQLLVWDRAVRADADDAVHQMRVTIRRIRSLLQGEETAHAPLLDELQELGAVLGVARDAEVLAQRYQQALDELTPELVRGPVGERLVGGSLRRYETGRRRSLAAMRSPRYFRLLDGLDDLVSAPAAERYATVDIAYRRLRKAVKAAKKAADRDAALHRIRKAAKRLRYAASAADKTKIAKRAKAIQTLLGDHQDSVVSRAHLLRQADAATAAGEDTFTYGLLYAREADLAARCRAQLRPALRKLDRAV from the coding sequence GTGTCTGCAACCGACCCGAGCACCTCTCGGTTTCGCGAGGTGGAACGCAAGTTCGACGTTGACGCGTCGGCGATCTCGCCGTCCTTCGACGGCATTGCCGGGGTCGCCCACGTCGAGCGGGTGTCGGCACAGGATCTTGCGGCCGTCTACTTCGATACCCCCGGGCATGACCTGGCCGCCCGACGAGTCACGTTGCGCCGGCGCACCGGCGGTCCCGACGCCGGCTGGCATCTGAAACTTCCTGCCGGGCTGGACACTCGCACCGAGGTGCGTGCACCCTTGGGCCCGGAGGTTCCAGACGAACTGCTCGACGTGGTGCGGGCGATCGTGCGGGATCGGCCGTTGGCACCGGTGGCACGAATCCACACCGCTCGCGGCGTGGTGGTGCTGCGCGACGATCAGGGTGAGGTGCTGGCCGAGTTCTGCGACGACCAGGTCACCGCGTCGGCGGGCGATGACGCTGAACAGCACTGGCGGGAATGGGAACTGGAACTGGGCAGCGGGGACATTGAGCTGCTGGACCGGCTGAGCAACCGGCTGCTCGACACCGGCGCCGGGCCGGCCGGCTACGGCTCCAAACTGGCCCGGGTGCTGGGCGCGCCGGCGGTTCCCGCGCACCCGACCGATCGCCTGCATCGGGCGCTGGCCGAGCAGATCGACCAACTGCTGGTCTGGGATCGGGCGGTGCGCGCCGACGCCGACGACGCGGTTCATCAGATGCGGGTGACGATCCGGCGGATCCGCAGCCTGTTGCAGGGCGAGGAGACGGCCCACGCCCCGCTCCTCGACGAACTGCAGGAACTGGGAGCGGTGCTCGGTGTCGCTCGCGACGCCGAGGTGTTGGCCCAGCGCTATCAGCAGGCACTCGACGAGCTGACGCCAGAGCTGGTCCGCGGGCCGGTAGGCGAACGGCTGGTCGGCGGTTCGCTGCGCCGCTATGAGACGGGGCGGCGACGCAGCCTGGCCGCGATGCGCTCCCCGCGGTACTTCCGGCTGCTCGACGGTCTTGACGATCTGGTCAGCGCTCCGGCCGCCGAACGGTACGCCACGGTGGACATCGCCTACCGGCGGCTGCGCAAGGCAGTGAAGGCCGCCAAGAAAGCCGCCGACCGCGACGCCGCGCTGCACCGGATCCGCAAGGCCGCCAAGCGGCTGCGCTACGCCGCGTCGGCGGCGGACAAGACGAAGATCGCCAAGCGGGCGAAGGCGATTCAGACCCTGCTGGGCGATCACCAGGACAGCGTGGTCAGCCGGGCACATCTGCTTCGGCAGGCCGATGCCGCCACTGCCGCCGGGGAGGACACCTTCACCTACGGGCTGCTGTATGCGCGCGAGGCCGACCTTGCCGCGCGGTGCCGTGCGCAGTTGCGGCCCGCGCTGCGCAAGCTCGACCGGGCGGTTTAG
- the panB gene encoding 3-methyl-2-oxobutanoate hydroxymethyltransferase, which produces MSEHVYGASPSPARIAPQTRVHHLQQMKAEGRKWGMLTVYDYSSARIFDDAGIPVLLVGDSAANVVYGYDTTVAITVDELLPLVRAVVRGAPHALVVADLPFGSYEGGPAAALATATRFMKEGGAHAVKLEGGERVADQIATLTAAGIPVMAHIGFTPQSVNALGGYRVQGRGDAAEQTVHDAIAVAEAGAFAVVMEMVPAELATQITGKLTIPTVGIGAGPNCDAQVLVWQDMAGMTTGKTARFVKRFGDVGGELRRAAEQYATEVAAGTFPAEEHCF; this is translated from the coding sequence ATGTCTGAGCACGTTTATGGCGCTTCACCCAGCCCTGCCCGTATTGCTCCCCAAACCCGCGTGCACCATCTGCAGCAGATGAAGGCCGAGGGTCGCAAATGGGGGATGTTGACGGTCTACGACTACTCGTCGGCCCGCATCTTCGACGACGCCGGCATTCCGGTGCTGTTGGTCGGCGACTCGGCGGCCAATGTGGTCTACGGCTACGACACCACCGTTGCGATCACCGTCGATGAACTGCTTCCGCTGGTCCGCGCGGTGGTGCGTGGCGCCCCGCATGCGCTGGTGGTCGCCGATCTGCCGTTCGGCTCCTATGAAGGTGGGCCGGCGGCAGCCCTGGCCACCGCCACCCGGTTCATGAAGGAAGGTGGCGCGCACGCGGTCAAGCTGGAGGGCGGCGAGCGGGTGGCCGACCAGATCGCCACACTGACCGCGGCCGGCATCCCCGTGATGGCGCACATCGGGTTTACCCCGCAGAGCGTCAACGCCCTCGGTGGCTATCGGGTGCAGGGGCGCGGTGACGCCGCCGAGCAGACCGTTCACGACGCGATCGCGGTGGCCGAAGCAGGTGCCTTCGCGGTGGTGATGGAGATGGTGCCCGCCGAGCTGGCCACCCAGATCACCGGAAAGCTGACCATTCCCACCGTCGGGATCGGCGCCGGGCCCAACTGCGACGCCCAGGTTCTGGTGTGGCAGGACATGGCCGGGATGACCACCGGCAAGACAGCTCGATTCGTCAAGCGCTTCGGCGACGTGGGCGGCGAGTTGCGCCGTGCCGCAGAGCAGTACGCCACCGAGGTGGCAGCGGGCACTTTCCCGGCCGAGGAGCACTGCTTCTAG
- a CDS encoding alpha/beta hydrolase has translation MSSPTRRDRMTRTALTCLAIAMVAFTVGSCTRMTPGHAVLAVPRVGQPVQWDKCRFTADTNIKVPADAQCGFIGVPVDYSKPQGAVARLAMIRFPATKDKIGSLVINPGGPGESGIETAVGLVSSLPRQVREQFDLVGFDPRGVASSRPAVWCNSDEENDRLRALDQVDYSPAGVERIENETKEYVERCLDKTGKEFLANVGTVNVARDLDAIREGLGDDKLTYLGYSYGTRIGSAYAEAYPQNVRAMILDGAVDPDADPIEEDLRQAEAFQGAFDDFAADCAKDADCPLGTDPAKAVDTYHSLVDPLVGKPAKTKDPRGLSYSDAIVGTIMALYSPTFWTHLNDGLSDLAGGRGDIMLSLADLYMRRDANGHYTNATDARVAVNCVDQPPVTDRAKVIEEDRRSREVAPFMSYGKFTGDAPLGTCALWPVPPTTEPHALSVPDLPPTMVVSTTRDPATPYQAGVDLAKQLGGGLLTFNGTQHTVVFQGNECVDRFATRYLVDGTLPPTDAKC, from the coding sequence ATGAGCTCGCCGACGCGCCGCGACAGGATGACGCGCACCGCCCTGACCTGCCTCGCGATAGCGATGGTGGCCTTCACCGTCGGCAGCTGCACCCGGATGACGCCGGGACACGCGGTGCTGGCCGTCCCGCGGGTCGGTCAGCCGGTCCAATGGGACAAGTGCCGGTTCACCGCCGACACCAACATCAAGGTGCCCGCCGACGCCCAGTGCGGGTTCATCGGCGTTCCGGTGGACTACTCCAAGCCGCAGGGCGCCGTGGCCCGGTTGGCCATGATCCGATTCCCGGCCACCAAGGACAAGATCGGCTCGTTGGTGATCAACCCCGGCGGCCCGGGCGAGTCCGGGATCGAAACCGCGGTCGGTCTGGTCAGCTCGCTGCCGCGACAGGTGCGCGAGCAGTTCGACCTGGTCGGGTTCGACCCGCGCGGAGTGGCCTCGTCACGGCCCGCGGTGTGGTGCAACTCCGACGAGGAGAACGACCGGCTGCGGGCCCTGGACCAGGTCGACTACAGCCCCGCCGGCGTGGAACGCATCGAGAACGAGACCAAGGAATACGTCGAGCGCTGCCTGGACAAGACCGGCAAGGAATTTCTGGCCAACGTCGGCACCGTCAACGTGGCCCGCGACCTCGACGCGATCCGCGAAGGCCTCGGCGATGACAAGCTGACCTACCTCGGCTACTCCTACGGCACCCGGATCGGCTCGGCCTACGCCGAGGCCTACCCGCAGAACGTGCGCGCGATGATCCTCGACGGGGCCGTGGACCCCGATGCCGACCCCATCGAGGAGGATCTGCGGCAGGCGGAGGCCTTCCAGGGCGCCTTCGACGACTTCGCGGCGGACTGCGCCAAAGACGCCGACTGCCCGCTGGGCACCGATCCGGCCAAGGCCGTCGACACCTACCACAGCCTGGTCGACCCGCTGGTGGGCAAGCCTGCCAAGACCAAGGATCCGCGGGGCCTGAGCTACAGCGACGCGATCGTCGGCACCATCATGGCGCTGTACTCGCCGACGTTCTGGACGCACCTCAACGACGGCCTGTCCGATTTGGCCGGCGGTCGCGGCGACATCATGCTGAGCCTGGCCGACCTGTACATGCGTCGGGACGCCAACGGCCACTACACAAACGCCACCGATGCCCGGGTCGCGGTCAACTGCGTCGACCAGCCGCCGGTCACCGACCGCGCCAAGGTGATCGAGGAAGACCGGCGTTCGCGCGAGGTGGCGCCGTTCATGAGCTACGGAAAGTTCACCGGCGACGCGCCGCTGGGCACTTGTGCCCTCTGGCCGGTACCGCCGACGACCGAGCCGCACGCTCTGTCGGTGCCGGATCTGCCGCCCACAATGGTGGTCTCCACGACCCGCGACCCGGCCACTCCGTACCAGGCCGGCGTGGACTTGGCCAAGCAGTTGGGCGGGGGCCTGCTGACGTTCAACGGAACCCAGCACACGGTGGTATTCCAGGGCAACGAATGCGTGGACCGATTCGCCACGCGATACCTGGTCGACGGCACGCTGCCGCCAACCGATGCTAAGTGCTGA
- the glnA gene encoding type I glutamate--ammonia ligase — MDRQKEFVLRTLEERDIRFVRLWFTDVLGYLKSVAIAPAELEGAFDEGVGFDGSAIEGFARVFESDMVAHPDPSTFQLLPWVSDTGRQYSARMFCDITMPDGSPAWASSRHVLRRQLAKAGELGFACYVHPEIEFFLLEPGPYDGSTPVPADDAGYFDQSIHGSAANFRRHAIDALESMGISVEYSHHENAPGQQEIDLRYADALSMADNVMTFRYLIKEIALKEGVRASFMPKPFREHAGSAMHTHMSLFEGEVNAFHSPDDPLQLSATAKSFIAGILEHANEISAVTNQWVNSYKRLIHGGEAPTAASWGASNRSALVRVPMYSPHKTSSRRIEVRSPDSACNPYLAFAVLLAAGLRGVEQGYELGPEAEDNVWALTPEERRAMGYKELPGTLERALSEMENSELVAEALGEQVFDFFLRNKRQEWANYRSHVTPYELQNYLAL, encoded by the coding sequence ATGGACCGTCAGAAGGAGTTTGTGCTCCGCACGCTGGAGGAACGCGACATCCGTTTCGTCCGGCTCTGGTTCACCGATGTACTCGGTTATCTGAAATCCGTCGCGATCGCCCCAGCCGAGCTCGAGGGCGCCTTCGACGAAGGCGTGGGCTTCGACGGCTCGGCGATCGAGGGCTTCGCGCGGGTCTTCGAATCCGACATGGTCGCCCATCCGGATCCGTCGACCTTCCAGCTGCTGCCGTGGGTGTCCGACACCGGCCGGCAGTACTCGGCGCGGATGTTCTGCGACATCACCATGCCGGACGGATCGCCGGCCTGGGCGTCGTCGCGCCATGTGTTGCGTCGGCAGCTGGCCAAGGCCGGCGAACTGGGTTTCGCCTGCTACGTGCATCCCGAGATCGAGTTCTTCCTGCTGGAGCCCGGCCCCTACGACGGGAGCACCCCGGTTCCGGCCGATGACGCGGGCTACTTCGACCAGTCGATCCACGGCTCGGCCGCCAACTTCCGCCGGCACGCGATCGACGCGCTTGAGTCGATGGGCATCTCGGTGGAGTACAGCCACCACGAGAACGCTCCGGGCCAGCAGGAGATCGACCTGCGTTACGCCGACGCGCTGTCGATGGCCGACAACGTGATGACGTTCCGCTACCTGATCAAAGAGATCGCGCTCAAGGAAGGCGTCCGGGCGTCGTTCATGCCCAAGCCGTTCCGCGAGCACGCCGGTTCGGCCATGCACACCCACATGAGCCTGTTCGAGGGCGAAGTCAACGCCTTCCACAGCCCGGACGACCCGCTGCAGCTGTCGGCCACCGCCAAGTCGTTCATCGCCGGGATTCTCGAGCACGCCAACGAGATCAGCGCCGTCACCAACCAGTGGGTGAACTCCTACAAGCGCCTGATCCACGGTGGGGAAGCACCGACGGCGGCGTCCTGGGGTGCCTCCAACCGTTCGGCGCTGGTGCGGGTTCCGATGTACAGCCCGCACAAGACGTCGTCGCGGCGCATCGAGGTGCGTAGCCCGGACTCGGCTTGCAACCCCTACCTGGCGTTCGCGGTGCTGTTGGCCGCCGGGCTGCGTGGGGTGGAGCAGGGGTACGAGCTCGGCCCGGAGGCCGAGGACAACGTGTGGGCGCTGACTCCCGAGGAGCGCCGGGCGATGGGCTACAAGGAACTGCCCGGCACCCTGGAGCGCGCGCTGAGCGAGATGGAGAACTCCGAGCTGGTCGCGGAAGCGTTGGGGGAGCAGGTCTTCGATTTCTTCCTGCGTAACAAGCGCCAGGAGTGGGCGAACTACCGCAGCCACGTGACCCCCTACGAGCTGCAGAATTACCTGGCGCTCTAA
- a CDS encoding bifunctional [glutamine synthetase] adenylyltransferase/[glutamine synthetase]-adenylyl-L-tyrosine phosphorylase, translated as MAYPGAQRRKLPSVGRLGLVDRYAAADLTALGWYSAYTQPHVDVLWALSRAPDADVALRTLVRLSEAPGIDWPELSAALMADRGLRGRLFAVLGSSLTLGDHLITHPETWKLLASPVDSDDYTIALPSAAGLREMFTDCVAATTDGAYIDRLRSLYRDRMLVLASIDLAPTVEQLPALPFVAVGEHLADLADAALAAALRVAELQVCGPDAGAEVPRIAVIAMGKCGARELNYVSDVDVIFVAEEADAVSTRVAGELMRVAGEAFFEVDAGLRPEGRHGALVRTLESHIAYYQRWAKTWEFQALLKARAAVGDAELGQAYIDALLPMVWTACEREDFVTDVQAMRRRVAQLVPAEIRTREIKLGSGGLRDVEFAVQLLQLVHGRSDESLHVASTVDALAALGAGGYIGREDSADLTASYEFLRLLEHRLQLQRLKRTHMLPPPDDDEALRWLARSAHVRPDGRHDALGVLREELKAQNRRVSRLHAKLFYQPLLEAVGPAGLELAGGLTPGAAERQLAALGYEAPHNALTHLGALTNQSGRRGRVQAVLLPTLLYWLSDTPNPDAGLLAYRRLSEAMAQQRWYLSTLRDSSAVAKRLMRVLGTSAYIPELLMRSPDVIQAYGDGPTGPKLLDTDSDAVSRALIASAGRYPDPVRAIASARSLRRHELARIASADLLGMLEVTDVCRALTAVWAAVLQAALDAIVRVNLPGSPDTDVQEAPAKIAVIGMGRLGGGELGYGSDADVMFVCEANEKATGVSDADAVRWATSIVEQVRALLGTASVDPPLQVDINLRPEGRSGPPVRTLASYAAYYDQWAQPWEIQALLRAHSVAGDADLGGRFLRMVDATRYPPGGVSADAVREIRRIKARVDAERLPRGADPNTHTKLGRGGLADVEWTVQLLQLRHAHRVPALHNTSTLETLDAIAAAGLLEEDEVDRLRQAWLIATRARNALVLVRGKPTDQLPGPGRALNAVAVAAGWPGGDGGEFLDNYLRVTRRAKVVARKVFGD; from the coding sequence ATGGCTTATCCCGGAGCTCAGCGCCGCAAGCTGCCCAGCGTCGGGCGCCTCGGTCTGGTCGACCGGTACGCAGCAGCCGACCTGACCGCACTGGGCTGGTACAGCGCCTACACCCAACCGCACGTCGACGTGCTCTGGGCGCTGTCGCGCGCTCCCGATGCCGACGTCGCGCTGCGCACCCTGGTCCGGCTGTCCGAAGCGCCGGGCATCGACTGGCCCGAACTGAGCGCAGCGCTGATGGCCGACCGGGGGCTGCGCGGGCGCCTGTTCGCGGTGCTGGGATCCTCACTGACGCTGGGGGATCACCTGATCACCCATCCGGAGACCTGGAAGTTGTTGGCCAGTCCGGTCGACTCCGACGACTACACGATCGCGCTGCCGTCGGCGGCAGGACTGCGCGAGATGTTCACCGACTGCGTTGCCGCCACCACCGACGGCGCCTACATCGATCGGCTGCGGTCGCTGTACCGCGACCGGATGCTGGTGTTGGCGTCGATAGACCTGGCGCCCACCGTCGAACAGCTGCCGGCCCTACCCTTCGTGGCGGTCGGCGAGCATCTGGCTGACCTAGCCGACGCCGCGCTGGCGGCCGCGCTGCGGGTAGCCGAACTGCAGGTCTGCGGCCCCGACGCCGGTGCCGAAGTGCCGCGGATCGCCGTGATCGCCATGGGCAAATGCGGTGCGCGGGAACTGAATTACGTCAGCGACGTCGACGTCATCTTCGTCGCCGAGGAAGCCGACGCGGTGAGCACCCGCGTCGCCGGTGAGCTGATGCGGGTGGCCGGCGAAGCGTTTTTCGAAGTGGACGCCGGGCTGCGGCCCGAGGGCCGGCACGGTGCGCTGGTGCGAACCCTGGAATCACACATCGCCTACTACCAACGGTGGGCCAAGACCTGGGAGTTCCAAGCGCTGCTCAAGGCGCGTGCGGCGGTCGGCGACGCCGAATTGGGCCAGGCCTACATCGACGCACTGCTGCCGATGGTGTGGACCGCATGCGAGCGTGAGGATTTCGTCACCGACGTGCAGGCGATGCGTCGCCGGGTGGCGCAGCTGGTACCCGCCGAGATCCGGACCCGAGAGATCAAGCTGGGCTCCGGGGGACTGCGCGACGTGGAGTTCGCCGTGCAATTGCTGCAGCTGGTGCACGGCCGCAGTGATGAGTCGTTGCATGTGGCATCCACGGTCGATGCGCTGGCGGCCTTGGGTGCCGGCGGCTACATCGGCCGGGAGGATTCGGCCGACCTGACCGCCTCCTACGAGTTCTTGCGGCTCCTGGAACACCGGCTGCAGCTGCAGCGGCTCAAGCGCACCCACATGCTCCCGCCGCCCGATGACGACGAGGCATTGCGTTGGCTCGCCCGCTCGGCCCATGTCCGCCCGGACGGCCGTCACGACGCCCTGGGCGTCCTTCGCGAAGAGCTCAAGGCCCAGAACCGGCGGGTATCGCGGCTGCACGCCAAGCTCTTCTACCAACCGCTGCTGGAGGCTGTCGGTCCGGCGGGCCTGGAGCTGGCCGGGGGACTGACTCCCGGTGCCGCGGAACGGCAGCTGGCGGCACTCGGGTACGAGGCGCCGCACAACGCGCTGACGCACCTGGGCGCGCTGACCAACCAGAGCGGTCGCCGGGGCCGGGTGCAGGCGGTGCTGCTGCCCACCCTGCTGTATTGGCTGTCGGACACGCCCAACCCGGACGCGGGGCTGTTGGCCTACCGGCGGCTCAGCGAGGCGATGGCTCAGCAGCGCTGGTATCTGAGCACGTTGCGCGACAGCAGCGCCGTGGCCAAGCGACTGATGCGGGTGCTGGGCACCTCGGCCTACATCCCGGAACTGTTGATGCGCTCACCGGATGTCATCCAGGCCTATGGCGACGGACCGACCGGTCCCAAGCTGCTCGACACCGACTCGGACGCGGTGTCGCGGGCGCTGATCGCCTCGGCGGGTCGCTACCCCGACCCGGTGCGCGCCATCGCCTCGGCCCGCAGCCTGCGTCGCCACGAACTGGCCCGCATCGCCTCCGCGGACCTGCTGGGCATGCTTGAGGTCACCGATGTGTGCCGTGCGCTGACCGCGGTGTGGGCGGCGGTGTTGCAGGCCGCCCTGGACGCGATCGTCCGGGTCAATCTGCCCGGCTCGCCCGACACAGACGTGCAGGAAGCGCCGGCGAAGATCGCGGTGATCGGCATGGGCCGGCTCGGCGGAGGTGAACTCGGCTACGGGTCGGACGCCGACGTCATGTTCGTGTGCGAGGCCAACGAGAAGGCGACCGGGGTGAGCGATGCCGACGCGGTGCGCTGGGCCACGTCGATCGTCGAGCAGGTCCGGGCGTTGTTGGGCACCGCCAGCGTCGATCCGCCCCTGCAGGTTGACATCAACCTGCGTCCCGAGGGCCGCAGTGGCCCACCGGTGCGCACATTGGCGTCCTACGCGGCCTACTACGACCAATGGGCGCAGCCCTGGGAGATCCAGGCACTGCTGCGGGCGCACAGCGTGGCCGGCGATGCGGATCTGGGCGGCCGGTTCCTTCGGATGGTCGATGCCACCCGCTATCCGCCGGGCGGGGTGTCGGCCGACGCGGTACGTGAGATTCGCCGGATCAAGGCGCGCGTCGACGCCGAGCGATTGCCGCGTGGGGCCGACCCCAATACGCACACCAAACTGGGTCGCGGTGGTCTGGCCGACGTCGAGTGGACCGTGCAGCTGCTGCAGTTGCGCCATGCCCACCGTGTTCCGGCGCTGCACAACACCTCTACGCTGGAAACCCTGGACGCCATCGCCGCTGCCGGGCTGCTCGAAGAAGACGAAGTGGACCGGCTCCGGCAGGCCTGGCTGATCGCCACCCGTGCGCGCAACGCGCTGGTGCTGGTTCGTGGCAAACCCACCGACCAACTGCCCGGGCCGGGCCGCGCGTTGAACGCGGTCGCGGTGGCCGCCGGCTGGCCCGGCGGCGACGGCGGTGAGTTCTTGGACAACTACCTCCGGGTGACGCGGCGGGCGAAGGTCGTCGCGCGCAAGGTATTCGGAGACTGA
- a CDS encoding PaaI family thioesterase, translated as MVDFRARSNVPTISADESGELVERYGPLAQAVRDLIDATIRTQADDATAREVTAQVQELTERLRSGTLSDSPGLRYVVDGRPLAWGNAVVGLRNPIAPPLVIQHGENGHCWSDFHLGAAYEGPPSLVHGGVSALVLDHVLGEAASDGLTKPRYTGTITVKYLRGTPLGPLHAEASIYRRDGVKTYARGHISDANGVTVEAEGVFITPSWARDGLE; from the coding sequence GTGGTGGATTTCAGGGCTCGCTCGAACGTGCCGACGATCAGCGCCGACGAGAGTGGAGAGCTGGTGGAGCGCTACGGGCCGTTGGCCCAGGCGGTTCGCGACCTGATCGACGCCACCATCCGCACTCAGGCCGACGATGCCACGGCTCGCGAGGTGACCGCCCAGGTGCAGGAACTGACCGAGCGGCTTCGTAGCGGAACCCTCAGCGACTCACCGGGTCTGCGCTACGTCGTCGACGGGCGACCACTGGCGTGGGGAAACGCGGTAGTGGGCCTGCGTAACCCGATCGCCCCGCCGCTGGTGATCCAGCACGGGGAGAACGGGCACTGCTGGAGCGACTTTCACCTGGGCGCGGCCTACGAGGGTCCGCCGTCGCTGGTCCACGGCGGGGTCAGCGCGCTGGTCCTCGACCACGTGCTCGGTGAGGCGGCCAGCGACGGCCTGACCAAACCGCGCTACACCGGCACGATCACGGTGAAGTACCTGCGCGGCACGCCCCTGGGGCCGCTGCACGCCGAAGCCTCGATCTACCGCAGGGACGGCGTGAAAACCTATGCCCGCGGACATATTTCGGACGCCAACGGGGTCACCGTGGAGGCAGAGGGGGTTTTCATCACGCCGTCCTGGGCCCGCGACGGGCTCGAGTGA